The nucleotide sequence ACCAAATTTTAATTTCAAACCAAGTTCGATGGCCTCAAGAAGCCCTTGCCTTATCCCCTGCTGTATCCCTTGCTTTATCCCCTGTTCAAAACTTTTTTTGATCCCTATTTTTTCTGCCGTAGTTATATAGGGCATCTTCTTCTCCTCCTCATATCTTATGATTTCTTCGTGAAACTTGGAAGTTAACTCTATACTGCTACCTTAAAAATCCGGACACCTCAGAAAGGGAGAGTTAAGTTAAAATAGTTTGCCAAGGGAGGTGTCCTATGAAAAAGCGTCAGTTT is from Thermodesulfatator atlanticus DSM 21156 and encodes:
- a CDS encoding RpnC/YadD family protein, translating into MPYITTAEKIGIKKSFEQGIKQGIQQGIRQGLLEAIELGLKLKFGAKGLKLFSAISKIEDVDKLRAIKEAIEVAEDLCDIEELLS